Sequence from the Bacillus thuringiensis genome:
CGTGCTACAACCGAAGAAGAGGCTCAAGAATTCATACAAAAAATCAAAAAACAAAACTGGAATGCCACACATAATTGTTCCGCGTATTTGATTGGCGAACAAGATCAAATCCAAAAAGCAAATGATGATGGCGAACCTAGTGGTACAGCTGGTGTACCTATGTTAGAGGTACTAAAAAAACGCGGTTTAAAAGATACCGTCGTTGTCGTTACCCGCTATTTTGGTGGCATCAAACTGGGCGCTGGTGGTTTAATTCGCGCATATGGAAAATGTACAAGCGAAGGCATTAATCATGTCGGTATTGTCGAGCGAAAACTAATGCGTGTTATGCAGACCGAGATTGATTACACATTACTTGGCAAAATTGAAAATGAATTGCGTAATTCAAAATATGCCATTAAAGATATACATTATCTCGAAAATGTCACATTTGATACGTATGTAGAAGAAGATGGAAAACAAGCATTCACAGATTGGATGATTGAATTAACAAATGGGAAATGTACAATTACAGAAGGAGATATGTTGTACTTAGAACAAGATGTTATCTAAGAATAACTATATCATCACCTTTAAATATTAATGTAGTGAATTACTTTCCTACAAATGAACTAAGGAGATTATATATGGAAGAACGTTATTATCATCTCCAAAATAGCAGAATAAAAAAGAAACGAAGAAGAAAGTTTTTCTACTTCCTCATTTTCTTATTTTTATTTGGTAGTGTAGGACTTTATATATTAAATTCCTACTCTTCTCTCATGGGGATGTATAGTGGTTTTACTCGTGAAAAATCGGATTTGAGAACCGCAGATGTAGAAATTACAAAAGAGCCTTTTACAATCCTTATTATGGGTATAGAAGATTATGCAACAGACGGTCAAAACGGTCGTACAGATTCATTAATGTTTGCGACAGTCAATCCAAAAACGCAAAAGATTTCACTTATGAGTATCCCTCGTGATAGTCGTGTTCCAATTGTCGGAAAAAATAAAGAGGACAAAATTAATGCTGCGCATGCTTACGGCGGAGAAGAAATGGCAATCAAAACGGTCGAAGGTTTTCTAAAAGTGCCTGTAGACCATTATCTTAAAATTGATTTCCAAGGCTTTAAAGGTATTGTTGATGCTGTTGGCGGTGTTACTGTTGATGTCCCCTTCGATTTTTGGGAGCGTTCAGACGTGGATTACTACAAAAAAATCGAATTTAAGCAAGGACAACAAGAATTAAATGGTGAAGAAGCACTCGCTTACGTTCGTATGCGAAAGCAAGATCCAAATGGCGATTATGGTCGGGCCGCTAGACAAAGACAATTACTAGCTGCTGTTGCTCAAAAACTAAATTCCACCTCTACTGTATTTAAAATTAAAGATTTGACAGAAGTCGTTGGAAAATATATAAAAACCGACATTCCTATTTCAGATGGCCTTGCTCTTTACAATAAACTCTCTGGGTTTGATCCTTCTACAATGCAAACGTTCAAACTTGAAGGAGAAGACAAAAAAATAGGTGGTATTTATTACTTCCTTCCAGATCCAATCGGTGTTGAGACAGTACGTAACGAAATAAAAAAAGAATTAGGAGAAACAGCAAACTCTCAAGAAAATTCAACAACAAAAACCGAATCAAATCCTTCTTCAAATTCTAACTCTAACGAAAAGGCAAAGAAAGAAACGGGCCAAAATCAGAACAAGACACAAACTGAGCCCCCTCCTTCTACGAATGCTCATGCAGAGTGGATTATGAGAAATCAGCAATAAAAAAAGAGCCGAATCAAATGATTTGGCTCTTTTTTATTTACTTATTAAAGTGTTGTAAAATCGCTTCTACAATACGCTCTGACGCACGACCATCACCGTATGGGTTAGATGCTTTCGACATCTCATCATGAGCTTCTTTATTCGATAACAATTCATCAGCAAGACTAAAGATTGTCTCTTCGTCTGTTCCTGCTAATTTCAATGTCCCTGCTTCAATACCTTCTGGGCGCTCTGTTGTATCACGAAGAACAAGAACCGGTACACCTAATGACGGTGCTTCCTCTTGTACCCCACCAGAATCAGTTAACATTAAGTATGAACGAGCTGCAACATTGTGGAAATCAATTACATCTAGCGGCTCAATTAAATGAATGCGGCCATGATCGCCTAAAATATCATTCGCTGTTTCACGAACAACAGGGTTCATATGAACAGGATATACAACTTGTACGTCTTCATGCTTATCAACAAGACGCTTAATTGCACGGAACATGTTACGCATTGGCTCTCCTAAGTTTTCACGACGGTGAGCTGTCATAAGTACAAGACGATCATTCCCAAGTTTCTCTAGTACAGGATGACTATATGTTTCTTTTACAGTCGTTTTTAGTGCGTCAATCGCTGTATTTCCTGTTATGAAAATGCTTGACTCATCTTTATTTTCTTTCTGTAAGTTCGTTGCTGATTTTGCTGTAGGTGAGAAATGAAGATCTGCCATTACGCCTGTTAATTGACGATTCATCTCTTCTGGGTATGGAGAATATTTATCCCATGTACGAAGTCCTGCCTCGACATGACCTACTGGAATTTGATTATAGAAAGCAGCCAAGCTTGCAATAAACGTTGTCGTCGTATCACCATGTACAAGTACGATATCCGGCTTTGCTTCTTTCATTACTTTATCCAAACCTTCTAAACCACGTGTTGTAATATCAATTAAAGTTTGGCGATCCTTCATAATATTTAAATCGAAATCTGGCGTAATTCCAAAGATACTTAATACTTGATCTAACATTTGACGATGTTGTGCTGTTACAGTCACAATCGATTCAATTTTATCTGGATGCTTTTGCAACTCTAATACAAGAGGTGCCATTTTAATTGCTTCTGGACGTGTCCCGAAAATTGTCATTACTTTTAAACGTTCAGTCATTTCATTGCCTCTTTTCTTTCACTAGTTACAACTTCTATTATGACATATAAGAATATACATGAATACATACCTTTTTAACGAATAACGGAAAAGTCCCTCCTACAAATACTTTCTCTTCCAACAGAATAATAATCTATCTCTTGCTTCTTGACATCCTCATCAGTATAACAATTTCTTCCATCGAATAAAATAGGTTCTCTCATAAGTTGGGCGTACTTTTCTAACGGATAAGCTCGGATAGCCTCCCATTCTGTCATGATAAAAGCCGCACTCGCTCCTCTAATTGATTCATCTATACATTCACTATATTGTATAGTCTCCCCAAAGATATTTTTCATATTTTGAATCGCCTTCGGGTCATATAGAACTACATCCGCACCTATATGAATTAATTCTTGTATCATAATAAGGGATGGCGCATCTCTTATATCATCAGTATTCGGTTTAAATGACGCTCCTAGCACCGCAATCCGCTTCTTATTCATATTTATTACTTTCTTTGCTCTCTCAATCAATAACAACTGTTGTTTATTATTCACTTCAATGACTGCTTTTAACAAGCGAAAATCATGCGCCACATTCCCTGCAATTTGTACAAGAGCTTTCGTATCTTTTGGAAAACACGATCCCCCGTAACCAATGCCCGCATTTAAAAAAGACGCACCAATTCTCTTATCCATTCCCATTCCTTGTGCAACGTCTAATACATTCGCTCCTACCTTCTCACATATATTTGAAATTTCATTGATAAAACTAATTTTTGTCGCTAAAAAAGCATTCGATGCATATTTAATCATCTCTGCACTTTTTATATCTGTAACATACGTTTTTAAGCGTAATTCACTATATAAATTCTCCACTTTTCGTGCCGTTTCCTCATTATCCGCTCCAATTACAATACGATCTCCTCGAAAAAAATCGTAAATACCTGAACCCTCCCGTAAAAATTCTGGATTCGATGCAATATGTAATTCATGTCTCCCCTGTAACTCCTCCTCAATCCATCCTCTAATCGTACCATTCGTCCCTACAGGAACAGTACTTTTTGTAACAACAATAATGTCGTTAGTCGCATATGTTCCAATATCGACACATGCACTTTGAATATATGTTAAATCCGCTGTCCCATCTAATAAAGACGGTGTTCCAACTGCAATAAATATAAACTCTGCATCGTTAAATGCTTCTTCTTTACTTGTTGTAAAAGTTAAACAGTTATTCTCATATGCTTCATTTGTTAATTCATATAAACCAGCTTCATAAATAGGCAGATCCCCTTGTTTTATCCGTTCAATTTTCTCATCATTTATATCAAAACATGTAACCGAATGTCCCAATACAGCCAATCCTACTCCTGTAATCAATCCAACGTATCCGGTACCTATTATCGTAATTTTCATTTCCTTTTCGCACAGGAATATACAATAGAAAATATACGAATACATAGAATTCTCCCTGTGCTTCCCCCTCTCACATTAAAAATGAGAAAACTCTTTTACTTCTTTATTATATGAATTACTTTTTTCATTCTTTTTTAAGTTTTTGTAAAATTAAATAACTTTCATTAATTATTCGTTAAACCAATCGATATTTTACAGAAATTAAGGCTCCCCGTTCGTTCGGGATAAATTTCCACATTTTAACACGGAACTTACTCATTTCTACGTGTAACACTTATAATATTGAAATAAAAGTATTCACTATTAAAGAAAAAGAGAAAATGTCATATTCCAAAGCCCAATACGATTAACCTTCTCAAATGATTCAACATTCTGTATACAATTGTCATATATTCTATCTGCTTCCATTTACCGTAAAAACAAAAAAAGATTGAATTCTAATCTTTTTGTGATACCATATGTTATGAGCCTGTAAATAAACATCATAATTTTCAGATAAATATATTAAAAAAATTACGTTAGACTATAAAAGGGTGGGGTATTAATGGACTCACAAGTGATTTATGCCATTTTGGCATCTTTCATCACTGTACTCGTCGTTACTCCTTTAGTTATTAAGTTAGCTTTTAAAATAGGAGCAACAGATAAGCCAAACGCGCGTAAAGTACATCAAAAGATCATGCCTCGTCTTGGCGGGTTAGCGATATTTATTGGTGTAGCTGTAGGATTTGTTGTCGGTGGCTTATATGAACAAAGAATGTTATCGATAACGCTAGGTGCGATTATCATTGTAATCATCGGTATTTTAGATGATATGTACGAGTTATCTGCGAAGGTAAAATTCGGTGGACAACTATTAGTTGCCATTATGATTGTAAAAAGTGGATTATTAGTGCAAGTATTATATATTCCAATCCTTGGGGATACTGAACTTGGATGGCTTGCTTACCCAATTACAGTATTTTGGATTGTAGGTATTACAAATGCCATCAACTTAATTGACGGCTTAGATGGATTATCCGCTGGTATTTCATCTATCGTACTGGCAACGCTAGCATATATGGCCTTCACTAGCCCATGGGGTACTGGAACAGCTATTATTTTACCGCTAGCACTAATTGCACTTGCAAGTACAATTGGATTTTTATTCTACAACTTCCATCCAGCAAAAATTTTCATGGGAGATACAGGCGCACTATTTTTAGGATACTGTATTTCTGTTATATCGTTACTTGGATTATACAAAAGTGTAACGTTATTCAGCTTTATCGTTCCAGTTATCATTTTAGGCGTACCTGTATTTGATACGACATTTGCAATTATCCGTCGTATCGTAAATAAAAAACCTATTTCAGCACCAGATAAGTCGCATTTACATCACCGTTTACTTGCAATGGGCTTCTCTCATCGTAAAACGGTACTAATTATATACGCTTTTGGTATTTTCTTTAGTGTAAATGCAATCATTTTCTCTAGTGCGACATTATGGTTATCCATTATTCTTCTTTTCGTTTTAATCTTCTTTACAGAAATTATTGCTGAAGTAATCGGGCTTGTACACGAACGTTACAAACCACTTATTTCCTTTTATAAAAAAGTGAAAAAACGCGAAGACTAATTGTAGTATAGCCTGTACAATTATGAAATATTCAAATGGCCTCCTCTTTCTTATAAGAGG
This genomic interval carries:
- a CDS encoding glycosyltransferase family 4 protein → MDSQVIYAILASFITVLVVTPLVIKLAFKIGATDKPNARKVHQKIMPRLGGLAIFIGVAVGFVVGGLYEQRMLSITLGAIIIVIIGILDDMYELSAKVKFGGQLLVAIMIVKSGLLVQVLYIPILGDTELGWLAYPITVFWIVGITNAINLIDGLDGLSAGISSIVLATLAYMAFTSPWGTGTAIILPLALIALASTIGFLFYNFHPAKIFMGDTGALFLGYCISVISLLGLYKSVTLFSFIVPVIILGVPVFDTTFAIIRRIVNKKPISAPDKSHLHHRLLAMGFSHRKTVLIIYAFGIFFSVNAIIFSSATLWLSIILLFVLIFFTEIIAEVIGLVHERYKPLISFYKKVKKRED
- the wecB gene encoding non-hydrolyzing UDP-N-acetylglucosamine 2-epimerase, whose amino-acid sequence is MTERLKVMTIFGTRPEAIKMAPLVLELQKHPDKIESIVTVTAQHRQMLDQVLSIFGITPDFDLNIMKDRQTLIDITTRGLEGLDKVMKEAKPDIVLVHGDTTTTFIASLAAFYNQIPVGHVEAGLRTWDKYSPYPEEMNRQLTGVMADLHFSPTAKSATNLQKENKDESSIFITGNTAIDALKTTVKETYSHPVLEKLGNDRLVLMTAHRRENLGEPMRNMFRAIKRLVDKHEDVQVVYPVHMNPVVRETANDILGDHGRIHLIEPLDVIDFHNVAARSYLMLTDSGGVQEEAPSLGVPVLVLRDTTERPEGIEAGTLKLAGTDEETIFSLADELLSNKEAHDEMSKASNPYGDGRASERIVEAILQHFNK
- a CDS encoding UDP-glucose dehydrogenase family protein — protein: MYSYIFYCIFLCEKEMKITIIGTGYVGLITGVGLAVLGHSVTCFDINDEKIERIKQGDLPIYEAGLYELTNEAYENNCLTFTTSKEEAFNDAEFIFIAVGTPSLLDGTADLTYIQSACVDIGTYATNDIIVVTKSTVPVGTNGTIRGWIEEELQGRHELHIASNPEFLREGSGIYDFFRGDRIVIGADNEETARKVENLYSELRLKTYVTDIKSAEMIKYASNAFLATKISFINEISNICEKVGANVLDVAQGMGMDKRIGASFLNAGIGYGGSCFPKDTKALVQIAGNVAHDFRLLKAVIEVNNKQQLLLIERAKKVINMNKKRIAVLGASFKPNTDDIRDAPSLIMIQELIHIGADVVLYDPKAIQNMKNIFGETIQYSECIDESIRGASAAFIMTEWEAIRAYPLEKYAQLMREPILFDGRNCYTDEDVKKQEIDYYSVGRESICRRDFSVIR
- a CDS encoding LCP family protein is translated as MEERYYHLQNSRIKKKRRRKFFYFLIFLFLFGSVGLYILNSYSSLMGMYSGFTREKSDLRTADVEITKEPFTILIMGIEDYATDGQNGRTDSLMFATVNPKTQKISLMSIPRDSRVPIVGKNKEDKINAAHAYGGEEMAIKTVEGFLKVPVDHYLKIDFQGFKGIVDAVGGVTVDVPFDFWERSDVDYYKKIEFKQGQQELNGEEALAYVRMRKQDPNGDYGRAARQRQLLAAVAQKLNSTSTVFKIKDLTEVVGKYIKTDIPISDGLALYNKLSGFDPSTMQTFKLEGEDKKIGGIYYFLPDPIGVETVRNEIKKELGETANSQENSTTKTESNPSSNSNSNEKAKKETGQNQNKTQTEPPPSTNAHAEWIMRNQQ
- a CDS encoding YigZ family protein codes for the protein MLLQYLTIKDYGEHEIVIQKSRFICYVSRATTEEEAQEFIQKIKKQNWNATHNCSAYLIGEQDQIQKANDDGEPSGTAGVPMLEVLKKRGLKDTVVVVTRYFGGIKLGAGGLIRAYGKCTSEGINHVGIVERKLMRVMQTEIDYTLLGKIENELRNSKYAIKDIHYLENVTFDTYVEEDGKQAFTDWMIELTNGKCTITEGDMLYLEQDVI